A genomic stretch from Aedes albopictus strain Foshan chromosome 2, AalbF5, whole genome shotgun sequence includes:
- the LOC134286796 gene encoding uncharacterized protein K02A2.6-like: MARPVKTTSFEHTKKVLEEIFEREGFPKCIRSDNGPPFNGEEYVAYCTQRSIQTIFSTPLFPQQNGLVENSMKLINRAMSAAISGNTSFKDELRATVDAHNAAAHAVTGVPPEEVFLGRKIKRRLPLLIHKKADFDDDALNMRDKEAKERGKQREDTRRGARMCCIKPGDTVIVERSNRGKGDTRFTPQRYTVMEEDNGNLVLINSDGQILKRHVTQTKKVYEWRQESPQREPPTESIPKRSSREKKAPAYLNNYVQSVEEQC, from the coding sequence ATGGCTCGTCCTGTGAAGACGACAAGCTTTGAACATACAAagaaagtccttgaagaaattttcgaacgaGAAGGATTCCCCAAATGTATACGATCCGACAATGGACCTCCTTTTAACGGGGAGGAATACGTAGCCTACTGTACTCAAAGGAGCATCCAGACAATCTTCTCAACACCTTTGTTTCCCCAGCAAAACGGCCTGGTGGAAAATTCCATGAAGCTGATCAATCGAGCGATGTCGGCTGCAATCAGTGGTAATACGAGCTTCAAGGATGAACTACGCGCAACCGTAGATGCACATAATGCAGCCGCCCACGCTGTAACAGGTGTTCCACCTGAAGAAGTTTTCTTGGGAAGGAAAATTAAACGTCGATTGCCACTACTAATCCACAAGAAGGCTGATTTCGATGATGATGCCCTCAATATGAGGGATAAGGAGGCGAAGGAACGCGGGAAACAACGAGAGGATACTCGAAGAGGTGCCCGGATGTGTTGCATCAAGCCAGGTGACACTGTTATAGTTGAGCGCTCGAACCGCGGCAAGGGAGACACCAGATTCACGCCGCAGCGATACACAGTCATGGAGGAAGATAATGGGAACCTCGTTCTAATTAACAGCGACGGCCAGATTTTGAAGCGTCATGTCACTCAGACCAAGAAGGTGTATGAATGGAGACAGGAAAGCCCTCAGCGCGAGCCACCGACAGAGTCGATCCCAAAACGTTCATCGCGGGAGAAGAAAGCCCCAGCATATTTGAACAACTATGTGCAGTCAGTAGAAGAGCAGTGCTGA